A genomic segment from Vagococcus zengguangii encodes:
- a CDS encoding nucleotide pyrophosphohydrolase, whose protein sequence is MKNSIEKINQFRDERNWRQFHNAKDLALSVSLEAAELLEIFQWRSSEEAIAAEPEHLKEEIADVLIYTLMLADDLQMDVSEIIDEKLAKNAIKYPIVDTIDDQNS, encoded by the coding sequence ATGAAAAATAGTATCGAAAAAATCAATCAATTTAGAGATGAGCGCAACTGGCGACAATTTCATAATGCGAAGGATCTAGCACTGTCTGTATCTTTAGAAGCAGCGGAATTGTTAGAAATTTTCCAATGGCGTTCAAGCGAGGAAGCGATAGCAGCCGAACCAGAACACTTGAAAGAAGAAATTGCTGATGTTTTAATTTATACATTAATGTTAGCGGATGATTTACAAATGGATGTTTCTGAAATCATCGACGAAAAACTAGCAAAAAACGCAATTAAATATCCTATTGTCGACACAATAGACGATCAAAATAGTTAA